DNA from Poecilia reticulata strain Guanapo linkage group LG20, Guppy_female_1.0+MT, whole genome shotgun sequence:
TCTTTAATATGATTGTCTCAGGGCTGTCGTTTATATTCGGTTTTAAAAAGCAGTGAGGACAAAATGAgggctaaaataaataaaacatgtaggaaattaatataaaacagTATGCATATAAAGAGTTTGgttgtaactagttacatttacttgagtaacttaaaaaaatgttcctttagGAATGCTGAactgtttacttttattttagtattttattattaagtatttctactcttacttaagtaaaaattctggattttctatccactgaatgaaaaacaaacacgttttaacctaaaattcaccagacacagacacacattttcagtttctattaaagtttcatacgttttttttttttttttattaaaagaaactgattaaaaaaaaacttctttggtctgattttgttagtttttattacttaaattaattattgtcattttcatccttaaagtaccaacatttccacctaactttatattttgttctgtctgattatgtaatttttacacattaaatgaTTGACAATTTGATCAGTTAGTTAGTACGTGagtaaactttttacttttttactcttactggagtaatttcttggaggattactttttactttacttgagtaaaattatgTTGAAATAGTTCCACTTTACTTACTTGAGTGTAATCTTTGGGTACCTCTGCATGAAAGACGATCTGGGAATGAAATCTTTAGGAGCAGCCACTTTCTCCAGTCACCGCTAGGTGGCACTGGTGTAATGAACTGCACTGGTAACGTGTGTTGTTGCCCAGAGCAAAACAAATCCATCACATTCTTCACAGTTccttattatattatatttaataaacCAAACCATCGACTacatattagggccattgtagatagaaataaagagttaatttctgccaaaaactcaaaagtttttagattaatctcagaaagttactagaaaaacatgaaaatttatgagtttgaaaaggaaaaatttgCTAGGAAAGAAATTGGaattttttgagtttcaaaagtaaaatatttttgacttttggagtttttccttggaaatattttactttcagcactcataaaaaattttttctagaaaatgtctaaaattaatctcagaatttctgatattttttttctagaaacgTTTTTACTTCTCAAACCCAGAAATcattaataatcataataatcagaatttttgttttgtttttggtggaaatttattttcttctagtGTTGTATTAGACATGACAACCCTAATATTCCTCTCTGTGCTTTATAGACATTTATTGCTTACATTTAGTCtcaaatctcaaaatatttagtcaatgtaaattaaaatatcctATGAAGTTCACATCATGTAACTTGTATGATGAGTGGAAAATCTAAACATATTTAGGAATGCCTCTGTCAGCTAAACATGactatatttgtttaaaaaaagtgccAAAAGTTTCCATTTTAGATTAAGAGTTAATACTTTCTGCAGCCTTTCTATATCAAATTATTCATAACCAAGAGGTAATTGGCTTCACTAAAATGCACAAACTTATTAGATATTGAACAAAAATAGTAGAAAAGAAGCCAAAATTCaatgtaaaaagtttaaagatGTTCAATATGTTCATATGTCCAGTGATCAAGACAACTTTAAAGCCCTGGGCCAAAGACGGCCAAagtactttatattttattaaaaattgtatCCTAATGCATGCAGTTTTGTCCTAGGAGACTGTGAGATGGCGCTGTGCGGAGGCGTTAACTGCATCATCGAGCCAAGAGTGTTTGTTGCTCTCAGCAAAGCCAGGATGATTTCACCTGGAGGAACCAGCAAGCCTTTCTCCTCCAGCGCAGACGGATATGGGAGAGGAGAAGGCTGCGGCGTTTTGCTCCTGAAGCCTctgaaaaaggttaaaaagatTTAATCTAGAataggggtgtccaaagtgtggccagggggccatttgtggcccttgaaacAACTCTGTGTGGCCCTCCACTGCAGTTCAAGAATGCCATGAATTTGGCTCTCCAGAGGAAACTTTTCTGATGTTTTAGAATAAGAGTTTCAGTGACAAATTTAACTcttctttaatgttttcctttaattttaatttcctaGTAAGTGGCGATCAAGCAACgttttacttgaaaaaaaaaaaacagactggagCATTTTTATTCTATTAGACTTGGTTAATGGAAGGATTTTTGAggaaaatttttctttttgttgttaggaatagactaaaatgttttctagacCAAATATGATTTGTGTTATTGTGAAAAAATTATCCAAAAAGCTAGGAAATACTTTGCCTTTCTCATTGGGATAttgcatgtttaatttattgacaagcatttaaagaaaaattcccaacacaatgaaaaacaatatgGCTCCCGGAATAATTTGAGGGATTCTGGCCCCTGTTGCAAAAAGTTTCGACAACCCTGATCTAGAAAGATTTATGTcgtttattgtttttcaaacttgAAGATCATctaattatttcttttcttgaaGGAATCATAGAACTAAAAGGAAAGATTCTAATTCATTAGATAGATTATCtatatttatcaatattattttctgcttcttttctatttaaagGCCTTGAAagactgcaataaaatatggGGTGTGATTTGCAAGACTGCCGTCAACCAAGACGGAACTTCGGTGACTCCTCTCACCAAACCTTCAGTGACGCAACAAGAGGAGCTGCTCAGGACAATCTACTCCAACGCTGATATCATGAATGTCCAGTACATCGAAGCTCATGGGACTGGGACTCCGGTTGGAGACGCAACAGAAGCAGCTAGCATCTCAAACGTCATTGCCAAAGCCAGACCTCCAGACTCAGAGACACTCTGGGTTGGCTCGGTGAAGGGCAACATTGGACACACCGAATCTGCAGCCGGAGTGGCCGGACTGATCAAGGTACTTCTAATGATGAAGTACCAAGCTATTGTTCCCTCAGTTTTCTACTCCAGAGACAACTCAAGTGTAGATACACAAACCCTGAAtttaaaaataccagacaaattAGAAAGATGGGAGACAAATCAACCACTAGGAAGGGTAGCTGGGGTCAACAGTTTTGGGTTTGGGGGAACAAACGCGCATGTAATTTTAAGAGAACACATTCATCAAGTAGTTCCCAAAAAAGCTTGGCAAAAACTCTTTGTGTTGTCAGCTGCTTCTGAGAAATCACTCATAATGACCATTGCAGACACCCACCAAAGACTGTGCAGCAGTCACACACTTGACTTTCAGGCACTTTCATACACCTCTGCTTGTGGGAGAAGTCACTTCAGACACAAATATCGGAAAGTCTTTTTGACGTCTTCCATCTCAGATCTACAGCAACAGCTCAAATCGGCACAAAAGACGGAGTTTCAGTCTGTTCAGTCAGTTCAGTCGGTTCAGTCTGACATCCAggttgtctttgtgttttgtggaaATGGGGTTTGCTACAGGGGCATGTGCAGGCAGCTCATGAGGCAGGTTCTTGCTTTCAAAGAGACAATTCAAAAAGTTGAAATTGCCTTTCAGACGTACACTCCCATCAACATCAGTAAACTCCTTGAAAGTGACTGTGATGACATTGATATCAGCCGGCCAAATGTCATCCAGCCTCTTCTTTTTGCAGTACAAGTGGGGATTGCCACCCTGCTGAAGCAGTGGGGTGTTAAGCCCTCGGCCATGCTTGGCCACTCTGTTGGAGAGGTTGCTGCGGCTCACTGCTCGGGTCTTTTGTCTCTTTGCGATGCGGTGAAAGTGTTGCACCACCGCAGCGCTCTTCAGAGCAGAGTCACAGGAGGAAAGATGCTTGTCGTCGGCAATGTGGCTGTGGAAAAGATTTTAGAAGTTCTCACAGTCTTTGGTGGCAAgatctgtgctgctgctttcaACAGCCCTCAGTCCTGCACTTTGTCAGGTGATGCAGGTTCAGTGGATGCCCTCCATGAGATGCTGAGGATTAAATTTGCAGATGAAAATATCTTCCTCCATATCTTAGATGTCCCTGCTGCTTACCATAGCCACATGATGGATCCAATTCTAGATGACATTGAGAGCAGCATAGGCCTTTTGAATGCTAAAAGCATAGTGTGTCACCTGTTTTCCACAGTTACTGGAGAGAGGCTTTCAGATGGGGATTTCAGTTCCGGCGCATACTGGGCTAAGAACATCCGGGAGCCTGTTTTATTCAAGAAGGCTCTTTGTGCTGTTCTCAAAGAGAAACCGGCAAAAGGAAATGTGGTCTTTGTAGAGGTTGGACCTCGAATGGCTCTCCAAAGGTACATCTGTGAAACTCTTGGTGATGAAGCCAACGTTTTCCCATCAGTCCACCCAGACAAAGACTGTGACACCATTTCCTCGACCCTGGCCAGCCTGTTTGAACTTGGCATTAATGTAGACTGGAAGGAGCTTTTCAGGGGTTGTGAGACATTACCCAGTACTCTTCCAGTCTACCAGTTTGACAACACAAAGAATGATGTGAATTTTGAAGCCTTAAGGGGAGATAATGAACCATCTCATGACTTTTGCGATGGACTTGAGTCCCAAATAAAAAGGGATAAGAAAGAATGCACGATTGAACTGTCTTTAAAGACTGCACCCTATCTCTGGGAGCATAAAAACAACGGCATTGCCATTGTGCCAGGGGCATTTTATGTTGACTTAGCTTATGCCTTGGTGATGGCCAACCTGAAGCCAAAGAAGCCTGCCGCTCTCGTCTCTCTAGGTATAAAATTTGAGAGTGTGCTTACTCTCAACTCAAATTCTAAGAAACTGAAGATGATACTGGAACAATCAGAAGGGGAAGCCTTGTTTAAAATACAGTCACCTGTTGCAGTTCATGCCTCAGGAACATGCAGGTATAGAGATCAGCAACCACTGCTAGAGGAAGCAAGCATTTGTCTTGATGTGATCTACCAAAGGtgcaaaattattttgacaCAGCAACAAATGTATTCACTTCTCTCTCAGGCTGGATTTGAGTATGGCCCGCTTTTTAGGCATCTAAACAAGGTGTGTCTTGGCAACAAATTTAAGGAAGCTGTGACCGCTTTTCAGGTTCCAGAGGACATTCTGAAAAGTCTccataaacatttcattcacCCTGTGCTACTGGATTATTTCATTCAAATGACTGCAGTTGTAGCAATGGGACAAGGATCCAAGCAGGGATTCCCATCACAGATCGCAAGCATTGCTATTTCAGAAGCCCTGCAGGAGACAATGGTCATGTATCTTCGGACAACTCAAGAGACTCAAGATTTCCTAGAGGTGTGTGGTTGCTTTTCTACCAAAGATGGGAAGGTGTTAGTGGAATTTAAGGGTGTAAGGATTTCCTTTTTGCTCCAAAGTTCAGATGTTACCaagtcattgttttttcatagtGAAACAATTGAATTAACAGAAGAGAGAGATGTGGATGGCTCTAAAATAAAAGCCATCATCTTTGAAGATCACATGGGCATTGCTAAAGGTTTAAGACCTTACATATGCACTGATTCGGTCATTGTAGGGATCAGAAAAAAGTTAAGTGCAGATGAAGTAAAATGCCTAGTGATTCATTCGTTGAACAGCAATGACGATCTGAAGAAAGTTCTCTTCATTTGGGGTGTGGAGAACCTGACTCACTTGTCCTCTGAAATGATTCTGGAGAGCTTTGTGACTTGTTGTGAGACATTTCGTCACATTGTTTTGGCTGTCAAAGAGACCAAACGTTTGTGTGCCATCAAGGTCATAACTTACAGATCAACAGAACTGACGGTGGACCATGTGAGTCCTGGTTTTGTGCTTTCTGGTATGATGAGGTCCTGCTCGGCTGAGATTGCAGATATTCATTTCCAGCATATTGATTTGGCTTCTGTGACAAGTGAAGACATCCAAACATTGGCTTGtgtaattaaaaccaaacaacaacaagatgTAAGGATCAGCAAAGGGCAGgcatcaacaacaaagataGCACAAACTCCAGTTAAAGACAGTGATTTATGTGCAGAGGCAATAACAGCCAGCCAGTCAAGAGACTTTGTCCTACAAACTACCAATCCTTATGGAATAGACAATTTGTGTCAAGTCtctaaaaataactcaaagaGTCCAGTTCCAGAAAGCTTTGTTGAAATTCAGCTGACTAATGTCTG
Protein-coding regions in this window:
- the LOC103456937 gene encoding probable polyketide synthase 1, translated to MADVDEDVAVIGMGCNFPGVIDFYSTLGEGLDHFWKVLQEGRNCVSDIPAERFDGNFWHDADVTKPGKSRTAKAAFINGFNEFDPSFFGIPEVESDFMDPQQKLLLQCSYRALEDAGIPMESLSGTRTGVYIGLMNRDYEMIRSNKPETITHYNCTGTAVSVAANRISFTFNLTGPSLVIDSACSSSLVALHLACQAIKQGDCEMALCGGVNCIIEPRVFVALSKARMISPGGTSKPFSSSADGYGRGEGCGVLLLKPLKKALKDCNKIWGVICKTAVNQDGTSVTPLTKPSVTQQEELLRTIYSNADIMNVQYIEAHGTGTPVGDATEAASISNVIAKARPPDSETLWVGSVKGNIGHTESAAGVAGLIKVLLMMKYQAIVPSVFYSRDNSSVDTQTLNLKIPDKLERWETNQPLGRVAGVNSFGFGGTNAHVILREHIHQVVPKKAWQKLFVLSAASEKSLIMTIADTHQRLCSSHTLDFQALSYTSACGRSHFRHKYRKVFLTSSISDLQQQLKSAQKTEFQSVQSVQSVQSDIQVVFVFCGNGVCYRGMCRQLMRQVLAFKETIQKVEIAFQTYTPINISKLLESDCDDIDISRPNVIQPLLFAVQVGIATLLKQWGVKPSAMLGHSVGEVAAAHCSGLLSLCDAVKVLHHRSALQSRVTGGKMLVVGNVAVEKILEVLTVFGGKICAAAFNSPQSCTLSGDAGSVDALHEMLRIKFADENIFLHILDVPAAYHSHMMDPILDDIESSIGLLNAKSIVCHLFSTVTGERLSDGDFSSGAYWAKNIREPVLFKKALCAVLKEKPAKGNVVFVEVGPRMALQRYICETLGDEANVFPSVHPDKDCDTISSTLASLFELGINVDWKELFRGCETLPSTLPVYQFDNTKNDVNFEALRGDNEPSHDFCDGLESQIKRDKKECTIELSLKTAPYLWEHKNNGIAIVPGAFYVDLAYALVMANLKPKKPAALVSLGIKFESVLTLNSNSKKLKMILEQSEGEALFKIQSPVAVHASGTCRYRDQQPLLEEASICLDVIYQRCKIILTQQQMYSLLSQAGFEYGPLFRHLNKVCLGNKFKEAVTAFQVPEDILKSLHKHFIHPVLLDYFIQMTAVVAMGQGSKQGFPSQIASIAISEALQETMVMYLRTTQETQDFLEVCGCFSTKDGKVLVEFKGVRISFLLQSSDVTKSLFFHSETIELTEERDVDGSKIKAIIFEDHMGIAKGLRPYICTDSVIVGIRKKLSADEVKCLVIHSLNSNDDLKKVLFIWGVENLTHLSSEMILESFVTCCETFRHIVLAVKETKRLCAIKVITYRSTELTVDHVSPGFVLSGMMRSCSAEIADIHFQHIDLASVTSEDIQTLACVIKTKQQQDVRISKGQASTTKIAQTPVKDSDLCAEAITASQSRDFVLQTTNPYGIDNLCQVSKNNSKSPVPESFVEIQLTNVCIHSSDYFPISTSHFNFGRTFYWNKHVTENHDLLALDFSGIVSGVGKDVKTLKLGDQIASCYPVPAALKISIPEVVCYRTKTFPFFRETPCVSFLILAWEILQRVLCEVRRRHKKLVIISPDSAAVLIQVLALTANRSGWNVSCQASVTRESTNFDALLFLPPFNQSFEGLFGNSDTVKHVIFVFSSHMSLSVVTSNTTLNDKNIHVHHLDVAYVLQKANLEAQKRNISNWLLSLSLDPDSLPHRQEILHVKEPKIESSFTTATVQQVVLDKGLDWLKCTHSSLPTKAAPLFEQRCVYIVTGGLSGLGLETVKFIAHNGGGCIAVLSRSVPSDEIRFQLDLLQKRNGVSVLNIQCDVSESKQVVDAVTQIGGRFPSCPIKGVFHSAAVLHDSLIESLDESLFRKVLKPKVSGTLNLHFATLHNKLDYFVCYSSISSFIGNASQCNYAAANAFLDTFCHYRRNLGLAGQSINWGPLNLGLLLNKGHFQKFLETKGMMTMGVHEVHKTLQRCLVMNRPQQVICKFNFKNLSFHVLSQNPSLRERMATLVETAIKDEMHKTPKVQHSLTAYETVRIIVSEMLNIDAGKVDDDSCLSALGIDSMLAMTLQNKIYQETEINVPLVTILDPNTTLSTLVSFVQNSL